The Microbulbifer pacificus sequence TCCTCGATCCAGCCGTTCACGAGATCTTCCAGCACGTCCAATGGTACGGCGCCATTTGCCAGTACCACATCGTGGAATTCGCGAATATCGAATTTATCTCCCAGTTCCTTTTTGGCGTTCTCACGCAATTCGACAATTTTCATCATTCCGATCTTGTAGGCAGTTGCCTGGCCGGGCATCACGATATAGCGCTCAATGGCCTTCTGCACATCGCCGGATGGGTTGGGGGTGTTTTCCGTCAGCCAGTCGATGGCCTGTTCACGGGTCCATTTCTTGCTGTGAATGCCGGTATCCACCACCAGCCGTCCCGCGCGCCAGAGTTCCATTGCGAGGCGACCGAAGTCGGAATAGGGATCCTGGTAGAAACCGATTTCCTTCGGCACCAGCTCGGAGTACAGACCCCACCCCTCGGTATAGGCGGTGTAGCCGCCGAACTTGCGGAAAGAGGGGACGTTATCCAGTTCCTGCATGATGGACAGCTGCATGTGGTGTCCGGGAATGCCCTCGTGGTAAGCGAGCGCTTCCATCTGGTAGGTGGGCATGCTGCTCATCTTGTACAGGTTGGCGTAGTAGATGCCCGGGCGCGAGCCGTCCGGCGCGGGGCGCTGGTAGAAGGCTTTACCCGCGGATTTCTCCCGGAAAGGCTCGACGGCTTTCACGGTCAGATCCGCTTTCGGTTTGGTGATAAACAGTTCATCCAGGCGGCCCTTCATGGTATCGATGATGGCAGTGGCTTCTTTCAGGTAGCGCTGCTTGCCGTCTTCGCTTTCCGGGTAGTAGAACTGCGGATCTGTGCGCATGAATTCGAAGAACTCCTGCAGGCTACCTTCAAACTTGACCTTTTTCATGATCTCGCGCATTTCGTCGTGAATGCGCGCGACTTCTTCAAGACCTTTCTGATGGATCTCGGCTGCGGTCATGTCGGTGGTGGTGTAGACATTCAGGCGATGCTGGTAGTACTTGTCACCGTCGGGAAATTTCCACGCCCCGTCGTCGGTAGTGGCTTTTTTTTCCAGTTCTGCGAGGTAGCCGTTAAGTTTTTCATAAGCGGGTTTGACACGCTCAAGCATGGCCGTTCGGGCTTTCTCGATCAGCGCGTTTTTTTCTTCGGCGCTGATCTCCAGCTTGTCAACCTTGCCTTTGAAATCCGCATATAGAGTGCTGTCTTTACCCTCGTCATAGGGTGCACCGGTAATCAGGTTTTTGCCGTCACTGATGACATAGGGAAACACGAACTTCGGCACGATAACCCCGGCATCCGCGCGCTCCTTGAGATTGGCAATCACCTGGTCGAAATGCTCCGGCAATGCACTCAGGCGTGCGATATACGCCTCTGCGTCGGAAGTGTCATCAATTCGGTGCTGGTTGATCAGTAGCGAGGCGACGCCGGTGTGATCGGCGTACATCTGATTGACCGGGTAGGTATGCAGTCGCCACTGATAGCCCTCAATATCCTGCTCCAGCTTGCGAATGGCGAGTTCCAGTGAGAGACGGGTAGCGTCGTCCAGCTGCGCGGGGTCGACTTTTTTCAACTCTTCCAGTTGGCGTTTGTTGATCTCGTGAGTTTCTTTTTCGAATGCCGGCGAAATGTCGTCCCACTTGTCGTAACCATCTTTCATACCCAGAAAGGTTCTGAACTCCGGGCTGCGGCTCAGATGAGCCTGGAACTGGTCTTCGAAGAGCTGGTTGGTGCTGGCGATGATGTCAGGATTGCCGGTATTTCCCTTTTTATTGGCATCATCCGGGCTTGCATCAGAGGTTGCCTGGATGTCGGCGCCTTGGGTGGCGGATGGGAGTTGGTCGGTATTTGCGGATTCCCGCTCGCAACCCGCCATGGCCAGGGCGCTTATGGCGGCGGCCAGTAAAGTCATCTTCAGCTTCATTGTGTGCTCTCAGCTTCTGTTATTAAGGAATGTCTGCTCGGTTACAGCGCCGTGTGTTGTAACCATAATGGAAGTGCGATGCAAATCCCGCGCTCTCCAGTAGAAGAGTGGGGAACATGGCGAGCATAAAAAAAGCGGGCCGGAGCCCGCTTCTGGTCGCGCTCGTCGGCGCGGAGCTTCTGACGGTCAGGCGAAGTTCTGGTTCGCGAAATCCCAGTTCACCAGAGCCCAGAATGCTTCCATATATTTCGGGCGGGCATTGCGGTAGTCAATGTAGTAGGCATGCTCCCACACATCACAGGTCAGCAGCGGGGTGACACTGCTGTCGGTCAGCGGAGTTTCGGCATTAGAGGTGTTGACGATAGCCACGGAGCCGTCAGCCTTTTTCACCAGCCAGGTCCAGCCGGAGCCGAAATTGTTTACGGCACTGTTGGTGAACTCTTCCTTGAACTTGTCGAAGGAACCGAAAGCTGCATTGATGGCATCGCCGACTGCACCGCTGGCCGCGCCGCCACCGTTAGGGCTCAGGCAGTTCCAGTAGAACGTGTGGTTCCAGATCTGTGCGGCGTTGTTGAACACGCCGCCGGATGAGGATTTGATCACGTCTTCGAGGGATTTGTCCGCGTCCGGAGTACCTTCCAGCAGGCCGTTCAGTTTGTCGACGTAGGTCTTGTGATGCTTGCCGTAGTGGTATTCCAGGGTTTCCTGGGAAATGTGTGGCTGCAGCGCGTCCATAGCATAGGGGAGTTCGGGGAGAACGTGTGCCATGTGATAATCCTTCCTTTGTCTTGGGACCCCCGCCGACCGCATGTCCGGCGGCAGGTCAGTTATTGGTGGGAGGCATTCTACACGCGCTTGAAGTCATTATTAAGCCATTGGACGAACCAATGGGCTCCAGAGGCGGCGTTGTCGGCAAGATATGCGCAAGTTGTAAACAAATGCGTCGTCGTTCGGTTTTGACGGTGCGGTCACTGATAGACCTGTGCTGCGGGAATGGCCTATTCTGATCACTGTGCCCGCTTACTTTTTCGTCAGTTTTTGGTATAACTGCCGCAGTTTTCTACTTATATCCGGCCCGAGGGCCGCAAGCCAACGCAGGACAACAGCATGCAACGCAGAGAGCCCACATTCGATGGCGGCAGCTCATCTTCTATGGACCCTCAGATTTCCGCCAGCGGACCTATTGGTGGCAAGCGCTACGCAGCGCCTGAACCGCCTCTGCCGGCATCTGGTCGCGAACCTTCCTCAGGTGGTGGATCTTCCTTTCTTTCGGTACTGGCCCTGTTACTGGCGCTGGCCGGTCTCGGTGCGGCCGGCTTTCTCTACAATCAGTGGCAAGTGACCCGCTTGCAGCTGAGCGACGCGGAGTCGCGCATTGTGCAGTTGGAGAAACGCTTTGAAATGTCCGGCGAAGAGTCGGCAGCCTCTGTCGAGGTGTTGAATGCGAAAGTCAAGGAGAACGCCTCTGAGATCCGCAAGCTGTGGGGCGTGTCGTACGACACCAACCGCAAGGACATCGCCGCCAATAAAGAGGCGAATGCGGCTCAGCAGAAATCCATCGCGGCCCTGACCAGCAAAGTTAACAGTGTTGAGTCCGGCCTGAAAAAAGTGGCCGCGCTGGAGAGCGAAATGGCCAAGCTGAAAGAAGCCACTGCCAGTGCCTCCAGTGAGACCAGGGACAAGGTAGCGAGCCTCGAGCGTCAGCTGACCTCCGTGCGTGCGGATCTGACTGCCCGTGTTGGCGCCAATGAGGAGGCGGTGCAGTCCATCGACAGTTACCGCCGTAGCGTCAATAAGGACCTGGTGCAGCTGCGCGATGCCATCCGCAGCCTGCAGTCGAGTTCCAGCACTGCCTCAGCCCCCTGATCCGGGACAGGAACCTTCTCTGAATCTGGTTAGCGGCGAGCTCAACTGCCGCTAACCATTCTCATTTTCATCCTCCGCCTGAATTTCTTCTCTCACCCTGTTTATTTCACGTAATTCGGCCTTCGCCAAATCCAACACCTGCGGGCAATTCGTGTAAAATCGCCGCCTTCGAGACGACACCATACACGGAGCCGGCAATGACCATAATCCGCCAGGACGACCTGATCGATAGCGTGGCTGACGCGCTGCAGTTCATCTCTTACTACCATCCGCAGGATTTTATCCAGGCCCTGAACAAGGCCTACGAGAAAGAAGCCAACCCGGCGGCGAAAGACGCCATGGCCCAGATTCTCATTAACTCCCGCATGTGTGCCCAGGGCCACCGTCCCATCTGTCAGGACACCGGTATCGTGACCGTAAAGCTCAAGGTGGGCATGAACGTTCAGTGGGAAGCAGAAATGAGCGTGACCGACATGGTCAACGAAGGTGTGCGCCGCGCCTACAACAACCCGGACAATGTGCTGCGCGCCTCCATTCTGGCGGATCCGGACGGCGCCCGTAAGAACACGGGTGACAACACCCCTGCGGTCATTCACTATGAAATCGTGCCCGGTGACACCGTAGACGTATACGTGGCCGCGAAGGGTGGCGGCTCGGAAGCCAAGAGCAAATTTGCCATGCTGAACCCGTCTGACTCCGTGGTGGACTGGGTACTGGAAATGGTGCCGAAAATGGGGGCTGGCTGGTGTCCCCCCGGCATGTTGGGCATCGGCGTCGGTGGTACTGCCGAAAAGGCCATGCTGCTGGCGAAGGAATCCCTGCTGGACCCGATCGACATTCAGGATCTGCAGGAGCGCGGTGCCTCCAACCGCGCCGAAGAGCTGCGTCTGGAGTTGTTCGACAAAGTCAACAAGCTGGGTATCGGTGCCCAGGGCCTGGGCGGCCTCACCACCGTGCTGGATGTGAAGGTAAAGGACTTCCCGACCCACGCCGCCAACAAGGCGGTAGCCATCATCCCGAACTGCGCCGCCACCCGCCACACCCACTTTACCCTGGATGGTTCCGGCCCCGCGCGCCAGGCTCCCCCGAAGCTGGAAGACTGGCCGGAAATTACCCGTGAAGCCGGCGGCAACACCCGTCGCGTGAATCTGGACGAAGTGACCCGCGAAGACGTGCTCGGCTGGAAACCCGGTGATACCCTGCTGCTGAACGGCAAAATGCTTACCGGCCGTGATGCGGCGCACAAGAAAATGGTGGATATCCTCGCCAAGGGCGAGAAACTGCCGGTAGATCTTACCGGTCGCTTCATCTATTACGTGGGCCCGGTGGACCCGGTGCGCAACGAAGTGGTTGGTCCGGCCGGCCCCACTACCGCCACCCGTATGGACAAATTCACCCGCACCATGCTGGAAGAAACCGGACTGTTGGGCATGATCGGTAAGGCCGAGCGTGGCCCCACGGCGATCGATGCTATCCGCGACAACAAAGCGGTCTATCTGATGGCTGTCGGCGGTGCCGCCTATTTGGTGGCCCAGGCCATCAAGGATGCCAAGGTTATCGCGTTCCCGGAACTGGGTATGGAAGCCATTTACGAATTCGAAGTGGAAGACATGCCCGTCACCGTAGCGGTGGACAGCAACGGAGAATCCGTACACAACACCGGCCCGGTCATCTGGAAGCACAAGATCGAGGAAGGCGCGGTGTAACAAAACCCGCATTCCTTGATTGGCAATTAAAGCCGGCTCCGATTATGGGCCGGCTTTTTTGTATCTGCGCCTTGCATAATGGGACTGATCCAAGCCAATTGATGGTGTCCAAGTGAGTCCTAGATCAGTAGCGGGAGTTTGTTGGTTCGATAAGCTACTGATTTTGAATAAGTTTTTTTGATTTTGGGGTGGTAATAGAGGTAGATATATAGCAAGTCGGCTATATATTTCTCTATGGGATTTGAAAGAGGATGCTGTAAGCTCTTGCTGTAGAAGGATTTTTTTAAGAGCTTGGATTTGTTGGCTGAGAGATATATGGCGCCGACATATATAGCTTGGGCTTTTGAATAAACTGTTAGTGTTTTTATTAGCTGTCGAATGAAAATACGGCTTCGTAGAAAGTAATGCATGATGAACGGTGGTAGATTCAAGCCATAGATTTCTCAAAAGTATTGTAGAAATCGTGGTTCCACCATTTGGCTTTTTCGGTCAGGCAATGGGGCACTTTTCGGCGGTTTCGCTTGTGCCGCGCCACCAATTTGATTAATCGTCGGCTTCGCCCACGATTCGGTACGGAAGGTCTGTGCCAGGAGGGCGGCGCCGCACCGTGGTATATTTCGGTTTTGTAAAAGGTTTTTCCGTTCGTTCTCCGGAGTGGTTGCGTCAAGCATCACTCCATGAAAAAGGTCGGTAGAGCCCCAAAACACTAACAAGGCGCTGCAGGCCGACGGCCAACTTTGTGCACTTTATGCGCGGTCGCTGCGCTCCCATTGTCGCGCATAAAGCGCCCAAAATTGTCCGCGGCTGAGCGCGGCGTTAGAGCTCATGATCGAAAATAGTCCGAAGGTCTTTATTGCTTGGCTCCCACTGATCCTCACGCTTCTTATGGTCAGTGCTCCAGCAATTCTTTTTGAGATCGACAAGTTTGCCGTTTGCGTACAAATGAGCTCGTCTTATGGAAGCGAGTTCTTTTGCGGGCACCAGGAGGGTTACGCGAGGCCGTACCTTTTAGTTGGTAAGCTAGTGGTTGTAGCTGCGTATTTATTTGCTCTCTCTTATACCGGAGGGCTTGAGCTAAATCGCAGCTACAAGTTTGGACTTATCGCGTCTTCTATAGCCATTTTCCCGGCGGTGGTAATCTGGGTTATGGCAGCGGTCCTCGGAAGCCCTGGGCCGTGAAAGCTCTAACAAACGCAGGCAGTTTGCTACGGCCCCTGGCGGGGCCTCCGCGGGACGCCCAACGCTATGCACATTTTGTGCCGGTCGCTGCGCTCCCAGTTTCGCACAAAATGTGCACAGCATTGGTCGCCCCTGCTGCGGGCGTTAGGCCCACTAGGAGAAAATGATGTTCGGATGGTTTAAGAAAAAAGAGTCAGCCCCAGATTTTTCTAGCGTAGACTCAAGAGAAAAGGCCGAGGCTCTAGTTCAAAAAGGAGTGCTTAAAAAGCTCTTACTCCTACCTTCCGAGTTCGGTGGCGAAGACGTTCCACCAAACGTCGTGTATGTACCTGAATTTGCAGTTGAGCTCAAAGCCAGAACCGATCATAACGTAGTTTTGCCTCTTGCTCAGGAGGGTAAGGTAACTCGTTACAACGCGACTCCTGAGTATCAAGGCAAGAGTTTTATTCCCTCTGCAATTAACATTGTTGCTAGCGAACCTGGTTCTTTTACATACCGAGTAGCCATCTGGGGCAAGCCGCTGAGTGAGTCCAACGCAACGGCCTAACAAACAGCGGCAGAGCGACAGCCAACGCTACGCACATTTTGTGTTACTCGCTGGCGCTCAAACATTAACACAAAATGCGCTCCGCGCTGGCTGCGCCTGCGCTGGGCGTTATGCATCTAAACGAAATATGAACATTGCTCTAATTATTATCTGTATTGCTGCGAGCCATTTTGTGGCGCTATTCGCTGCTAAAAGAACAAAAGATGAGACTCGGGCATCGGTTCTTAGTGCGGCTATTGGAGTTCTGTTTTTCGCTATTGTTACAGTGGCCGCTGTAGCTTTTGGATATATTGAAACAAGTCAAATACTGGGGGATGACCTTTGGCGTACCTTAGGAACGTTGACACTTGTCGCCGTTGCGTTTGGCATGCGTGGATGGCAAGTTTCTTTAAATTCCTCGACGCGCTCGTGATCTGTAAATGCATAACAAGCGCAAGCAGTATGCTCCGGCCCTTCGGGCCTCCGCGGGACGCCCAACGCTATGCACATTTTGTGCGGGTCGCTGCGCTCCCAGTTTCGCACAAAATGTGCATAGCATTGGTCGCCCCTGTTGCGGGCGTTAGCTGTACATTAACCTTTTCCACAAGAATGAATAAAAATGAAATATCTAGTTTTTTCTTTCCTCGCTATATTTTCCTCTATCGTTTTCGCGGAAACTGCTAGCGATAGAGCGCAAGTTTACTTTAATGACTTGGCGGAGGGCCGCTATGCGCAAGCTGCTGAGCATTTCGACCCCAAACAGCTCAGAGAATTCAGGGAGCTAATGAGCTTCTATACCGTTCTTCCTGAAAATGAGAGGTCGCAGTTCATTAACTCTTTCTTTGGAGAAAATGAAACAGAAGAATCAGTCAAAAATAAAAGTGACGTAGAATTTTTTGCCGGACTATTCAGTTTCATAATGCTTAGAGCGGAAGCTGCAGGCGGTATCAACTTTGATGGTATGGAGATACTTGGCGAGGTAAAGGAGGGAGATGATACATCTCACCTAGTAACTCGAAATAAAGTAAGTGTAGGGGAAGTTAACTTAGAGGCAATGGAGGTTGTTTCTCTAAGGAGAATCGACAAGCATTGGAAAGTGATGCTCTC is a genomic window containing:
- a CDS encoding DUF885 domain-containing protein; this encodes MKLKMTLLAAAISALAMAGCERESANTDQLPSATQGADIQATSDASPDDANKKGNTGNPDIIASTNQLFEDQFQAHLSRSPEFRTFLGMKDGYDKWDDISPAFEKETHEINKRQLEELKKVDPAQLDDATRLSLELAIRKLEQDIEGYQWRLHTYPVNQMYADHTGVASLLINQHRIDDTSDAEAYIARLSALPEHFDQVIANLKERADAGVIVPKFVFPYVISDGKNLITGAPYDEGKDSTLYADFKGKVDKLEISAEEKNALIEKARTAMLERVKPAYEKLNGYLAELEKKATTDDGAWKFPDGDKYYQHRLNVYTTTDMTAAEIHQKGLEEVARIHDEMREIMKKVKFEGSLQEFFEFMRTDPQFYYPESEDGKQRYLKEATAIIDTMKGRLDELFITKPKADLTVKAVEPFREKSAGKAFYQRPAPDGSRPGIYYANLYKMSSMPTYQMEALAYHEGIPGHHMQLSIMQELDNVPSFRKFGGYTAYTEGWGLYSELVPKEIGFYQDPYSDFGRLAMELWRAGRLVVDTGIHSKKWTREQAIDWLTENTPNPSGDVQKAIERYIVMPGQATAYKIGMMKIVELRENAKKELGDKFDIREFHDVVLANGAVPLDVLEDLVNGWIEENKGSN
- a CDS encoding superoxide dismutase → MAHVLPELPYAMDALQPHISQETLEYHYGKHHKTYVDKLNGLLEGTPDADKSLEDVIKSSSGGVFNNAAQIWNHTFYWNCLSPNGGGAASGAVGDAINAAFGSFDKFKEEFTNSAVNNFGSGWTWLVKKADGSVAIVNTSNAETPLTDSSVTPLLTCDVWEHAYYIDYRNARPKYMEAFWALVNWDFANQNFA
- a CDS encoding fumarate hydratase produces the protein MTIIRQDDLIDSVADALQFISYYHPQDFIQALNKAYEKEANPAAKDAMAQILINSRMCAQGHRPICQDTGIVTVKLKVGMNVQWEAEMSVTDMVNEGVRRAYNNPDNVLRASILADPDGARKNTGDNTPAVIHYEIVPGDTVDVYVAAKGGGSEAKSKFAMLNPSDSVVDWVLEMVPKMGAGWCPPGMLGIGVGGTAEKAMLLAKESLLDPIDIQDLQERGASNRAEELRLELFDKVNKLGIGAQGLGGLTTVLDVKVKDFPTHAANKAVAIIPNCAATRHTHFTLDGSGPARQAPPKLEDWPEITREAGGNTRRVNLDEVTREDVLGWKPGDTLLLNGKMLTGRDAAHKKMVDILAKGEKLPVDLTGRFIYYVGPVDPVRNEVVGPAGPTTATRMDKFTRTMLEETGLLGMIGKAERGPTAIDAIRDNKAVYLMAVGGAAYLVAQAIKDAKVIAFPELGMEAIYEFEVEDMPVTVAVDSNGESVHNTGPVIWKHKIEEGAV